In Streptomyces sp. TLI_146, the genomic stretch TCGAGTCGACCTCCATCGCGTTCGGCATGGCCCGGATGGCGTCGCGGTTCCGAAGGTCGCGTTCGGTGGCCGGCCCCACGCTCGTGGAGCGGTCCTTGAGGTGGCGGTACTGCGCCCGGCGGCGTTCTCGGCGAATCGTCTCGCTGGCCGTCAGATAGACGTGCAGGGAGGCGTGGGGGAGGAGAGTGACGGCCACATCCCGACCGACCGCGACGATGTCGTCGTACTTCTCCACGATGCTCTGGTGCAGGCGGAGGATTTCCCGGCGGCAGGCCTCGTCCTGTGCGATCGCTTTGAGATTGCCGTCCAGCGAGGCGTGCCAGATTTGCTCGGTGATGTCTTCGCCTCTGAAGAGAATCGCGTGATGCTGGCAGATTCCCCTTTTCCCCTGCCGGTGGTGGACCTCGGGCCGGTGGACGAGAAGCGATCCGAGATCCGTCCTCAGCCTTTCGACGGGTACGTGATCGAGGGCGTAGGCCAGGCTGCGATAGGTGACACCGGTGTCCAGGAAAGCCAGGCCGAGTTCTTCCGCCAGGCTGGTGGCCAGGGTGGTCTTTCCGCTGGCGGTCGGACCGTCGATGGAAATGGATACGGCGGGCATGTACGTCCTCCGGGCCGGCTTCATAGCGGGTTTCGGTCCGGGCCGACGCGCCAGGCCGACGTCAGCGCGACCGTTTCGCGAAAGATTTCCTTGCGGACCACGAGCGCGTAGTCCCACAGCGGGTCCGCGATTCCGACGATCTCCGCGACCTTCGAACGCAGATATTGGCGGGGCATGGCAGGCCGGGGCCGGTAGACGTTCATCCCGTCCTCGTGCAGGCACATGAAGTAGGGGACGTCGTCGAACGCGGCCAGGTGCTCCAGGCCCGCGAGAGCCGTCGGGGCCAGCCCGTCGGCCAGGATGAGCTCGTCCACCCGGCGGCCGTCGACGGGGAGGATGTGCCAGTGCGCATGGGATATACAGGCGCTGGACTGCATTCCGGGGCTGGAACCGTGTTCCAGCACGGTGAACATGCCGAACGTCTCCCGATAGGCGGGCTCGACCTTTCCCAGCAGCTCCGGGAGTTCTTCGTCGAAAACATTGGCCAACTGCGCAAAGCTGAAATAGTGATCAACGGGCAGAAGGAGAAGATGGCCGAGGGTCATGGGTGACAGGTCGGCCAGTAAGCGGAAGTTTTCCGTCGAGTGGATGAGGCGGCTGGGCGGCTCTCCCCTGTACACCATCGAAAACGTGGTGTCCCGTGAACCGGCGAGTTCCTGGCAGAGGTCGGATCCGACGCACTCAATCCCGCGCGGCATGTTCCACTCCTCGACTTGTGGAGCAGGTGCGTCCTCGGATGAAGGCCGGAAAGACGGCGATAACGTACTGTAGTCGCCCGTAGCATGCAAGCGGAGTACGGTAATAGGCCAAAGTGGGTCGACAGGTTCCGATCAATAGGGTGATCGAGGATTCCGCGCCCGCTGCCGAGGCTCGCCTTTTCGTTCGGAGCGCCGGGGCGCCGCCCCCTTCACGGCAAAAGGCGGCGGCGAGGACCACCAGGTCCTCGCCGCCGCCTTGCCGGAGTGTCAGACCGCCGTCAGCACTCGATGATGTTGACGGCCAGACCGCCGCGCGCGGTCTCCTTGTACTTCACGGACATGTCGGCGCCGGTCTCCTTCATGGTCTTGATGACCTTGTCCAGGGACACCTTGTGGCTGCCGTCGCCGCGCATCGCCATCTTCGCCGCGGTCACGGCCTTCACGGCCGCCATGCCGTTGCGCTCGATGCACGGGATCTGCACCAGACCGCCGACCGGGTCGCAGGTCAGGCCCAGGTTGTGCTCCATGCCGATCTCCGCGGCGTTCTCGACCTGCTCGGGGGTGCCGCCCAGGACCTCGGCCAGCGCGCCCGCGGCCATCGAGCAGGCGGAGCCGACCTCGCCCTGGCAGCCGACCTCGGCGCCGGAGATCGAGGCGTTCTCCTTGAAGAGCATGCCGATCGCGCCGGCGGCCAGCAGGAAGCGGACCACGCCCTCGTCGTCGGCGCCGGGCACGAAGTTCATGTAGTAGTGCAGCACCGCCGGGATGATGCCCGCGGCGCCGTTGGTGGGCGCGGTGACGACGCGGCCGCCCGCCGCGTTCTCCTCGTTCACCGCCATCGCGTACAGCGTCGCCCACTCCATCGCGTGCGCGTCCGGGTTGCCCTCGGCGCGCAGCTGGCGGGCGGTGGTTGCGGCCCGGCGGCGGACCTTCAGACCGCCCGGCAGGATGCCCTCGCGGGACATGCCGCGCGAGACGCACGCCTGCATCACACGCCAGATCTCCAGGAGCCCGGCGCGGATCTCGTCCTCGGTGCGCCAGGCCTTCTCGTTCTCCAGCATCATCGCGGAGATCGACAGGCCGGACTCCTTGGCGAGACGCAGCAGCTCGTCGCCGGTGCGGAAGGGGTACTTCAGGACCGTGTCGTCCGGCACGATCGGGTTCTCGCCCGCGACCGCGTCCTCGTCGACGACGAAGCCGCCGCCCACCGAGTAGTACGTCTTCTCCAGGACCGGCGCGCCCTCGCTGTCGTACGCGAAGATCGTCATGCCGTTGGCGTGGTACGGCAGCGCCTTGCGGCGGTGCAGGATCAGGTCCTCGTCGAAGTCGAAGGGGATCTCGTGGGCGCCGAGCAGGCTGATCCGGCCGTCCGACTTGATCCGCTCCACCTGCTCGTCGGCGCTCTCCACGTCGACCGTGCGCGGCGAGTTCCCCTCCAGGCCGAGGAGGACGGCCTTGGGGGTGCCGTGGCCGTGGCCGGTGGCGCCGAGCGAGCCGTACAGCTCGGCCCGTATCGAGGCGGTGTGGGCCAGCAGGCCCTCGTTCTTCAGGCGCCGCGCGAACATCCGGGCAGCGCGCATCGGGCCGACCGTGTGGGAGCTGGACGGGCCGATGCCGATCGAGAACAGGTCGAAGACCGAGATGGCCACGGGAGACTCCTAGAGGGGTAGACGCCGTTGTCTGCCGGGGTGGTGCAGAGCGAGCAGGTGGAACGGGCGGTGCAAGGGTTCGGGGCACCGCACTCACTGTCCAGTGTGCGCGGTGCCCCGAAGGTTCGTACGAATAAAAGGGTACGAAACTACTTCAGGCCGGGGTACAGCGGGTGCTTCGCGGCCAGGGCGGAGACCCGGGCCGAGAGCGCGGCCTTGTCGAAGTCCGGCTTCAGGGTCTCGGCGATGATGTCGGCGACCTCACGGAAGTCGTCGGCGTCGAAACCGCGGGTGGCCAGCGCCGGCGTGCCGATCCGCAGGCCCGAGGTGACCATCGGGGGCCGCGGGTCGTTCGGGATGGCGTTCCGGTTGACCGTGATGCCGACCTCGTGGAGGCGGTCCTCGGCCTGCTGGCCGTCCAGCTCGGAGTTCCGCAGGTCGACGAGGACCAGGTGGACGTCCGTGCCGCCGGACAGGACCGAGACGCCGTGCGCGGTGACGTCGTCCTGGACCAGGCGCTCGGCCAGGATGCGGGCGCCGTCCAGGGTGCGCTGCTGGCGCTCCTTGAACTCCTCCGAAGCGGCGACCTTGAAGGACACCGCCTTGGCCGCGATCACGTGCTCCAGCGGGCCGCCCTGGAAGCCGGGGAAGACCGCGGAGTTCAGCTTCTTCGCGAAGTCCTTGTTCCGGGCCAGGATGATGCCGCCGCGCGGGCCGCCGAGCGTCTTGTGCGTGGTGGAGGTGACCACGTCCGCGAAGGGCACCGGGTTCGGGTGCAGCCCGGCCGCGACCAGGCCCGCGAAGTGCGCCATGTCGACCCACAGGAGGGCCTCGACCTCGTCCGCGATGCGGCGGAACTCGGCGAAGTCCAGCTGACGCGGGTAGGCGGACCAGCCCGCGATGATCACCTTGGGGCGGTGCTCCTTGGCCAGCCGCTCGACCTCGGCCATGTCGACCAGACCGGCGTCGTCGACGTGGTACGGGACCACGTTGAACTGCTTGCCGGAGAAGTTCAGCCGCATGCCGTGGGTGAGGTGGCCGCCGTGCGCCAGGTCCAGGCCGAGGATCGTGTCGCCGGGCTGGGCGATCGCGAACAGGGCGGCCTGGTTGGCGGAGGCGCCGGAGTGCGGCTGGACGTTGGCGTACTCCGCGCCGAACAGGTCCTTGACCCGGTCGATCGCGATCTGCTCGGTCACGTCCACGTGCTCGCAGCCGCCGTAGTAGCGGCGGCCCGGGTAGCCCTCGGCGTACTTGTTGGTGAGGACCGTGCCCTGGGCCTCCATGACCGCGACCGGAGCGAAGTTCTCCGAGGCGATCATTTCGAGGGTGGACTGCTGGCGGACGAGCTCGGCGTCGACGGCGGCGGCGACGTCCGGGTCCAGCTCATGGAGGGACTGGTTCAGAAGCGACATCGGAAGTTCCCTGGAGTGGTAGGTCAGCCGGCGGCGAAGGCGGTGTACTCGTCGGCGGAGAGCAGGTCGCCCGGCTCCTCGGCGACGCGCACCTTGAACAGCCAGCCGCCCTCGAAGGGGGCGGAGTTCACCAGCGACGGGTCGTCGACGACGTCCTGGTTGGCCGCGACGACCTCGCCGGAGACCGGCGAGTACAGGTCGCTGACCGACTTGGTCGACTCCAGCTCGCCGCAGGTCTCGCCCGCGGTGACGGTGTCGCCGACCGCCGGGAGCTGGGCGAAGACGACGTCACCGAGCGCGTTGGCCGCGAACTCGGTGATGCCGACCGTCGCCACACCGTCCTCCGTGGCCGACAGCCACTCGTGCTCCTTGCTGTAACGCAGCTGCTGAGGGTTGCTCATGACCTGAATTCTCCTGTACGAGGGGGAGTGGTGGTGAACGGGAAAGTCATGCGGTGCGTGTGCGAGGGGTCACTTCTGCCGCTTGTAGAACGGCAGCGCCACGACCTCGTACGGCTCATGCGTACCGCGGATGTCGACGCCGACACCGGAGGTGCCCGGTTCGGCGTGCGCGGCGTCCACGTACGCCATGGCGATCGGCTTGCCCAGCGTCGGCGACGGGGCGCCCGAGGTCACCTCGCCGACGACCTCGCCGCCCGCCACCACGGAGAACCCGGCGCGCGGCACCCGGCGGCCCTCGGCGACCAGACCGACCAGCTTGCGGGGAGCCTTCGCGGCGGCGCGCTCGGCGGCGGCCTCCAGGGCGGCGCGGCCCACGAAGTCGCCGTCCTTCTCGAACTTCACGACCCGGCCGAGCCCCGCGTCGAACGGGGTGAGGGAGGTGGTCAGCTCGTGCCCGTACAGCGGCATGCCCGCCTCCAGGCGCAGCGTGTCGCGGCAGGACAGACCGCACGGCACCAGGCCCGCGTCCTTGCCCGCCTCGGTGAGCGCCTGCCACAGCTTCTCGGCGTCGGCCGGGGCCACGAAGAGCTCGAAGCCGTCCTCGCCGGTGTAGCCCGTACGGGCGATCAGCGCCGGGACGCCGGCCACGGTGCCGGGCAGGCCCGCGTAGTACTTCAGGCCGTCCAGGTCGGCGTCGGTGAGCGACTTCAGGATGCCGGGGGACTCGGGGCCCTGGACGGCGAGCAGCGCGTAGTTGTCGCGGTCGTCGCGGACCTCGGCGTCGAAGGCGGCCGCGCGCTCGGTGATCGCGTCCAGGACGACCTGGGCGTTGCCGGCGTTGGCGACGACCATGTACTCGTCCTCGCCGAGGCGGTAGACGATCAGGTCGTCGACGATGCCGCCGTCCTCCTGGCAGATCATCGTGTAGCGGGCGCGGCCCACGCCGATGGTGCTCATGTTGCCGACCAGCGCGTAGTCCAGCGCCTGCACGGCCTGCGGGCCGGTGACGGTGATCTCGCCCATGTGGGAGAGGTCGAAGAGACCGGCCCTGGTGCGCACGGCGGTGTGCTCGTCGCGCTCGCTGCCGTACCGCAGCGGCATGTCCCAGCCGGCGAAGTCGGTCATGGTCGCGCCCAGCGAACGGTGAGTTGCGTCAAGGGCGGTGAGACGGGGATTGCTCATGAGGGTGTGACTCCCAGGGCATGACGGCGAGGACGATCCTCCCCATCTGTCATCGGAACCTGAGAGGTTCGCCGGGAGACCCGGCTTGCACCTTGGGTGGAGCCGCGCCGTCCGGGAACGCGCGACTCGCTTTTCAGATCTGCCTCATCCACGCGGTACGGGGCCTGAGAGATTCAAGGGAGGGACTTGCTCCTTCGGCGCCCCGCGGTCCTCCCGGCCTTCTGGGGCCTTGGGGGAACTGCCGGGGACTCTCCCGCGTGGATTCAAGCGGCCGGTATGCAGTTTGGCGCGCACATCATTGCACGCCTCCCACGGGCAGAACATCACCCGAGTCTCATTACCATCCTTTTACGCGCATGGGGAAAGGGTCGCACGACCCGGCAGGGGGAGCACCGATGACGGTTCACACGACGGCGGCGACGCACGCGGACGCCCCGGTTCCGGTGGTACGGGACCTGCGCGGCCGGGGCGGTCGCTCACCGCACACGCTCCGGTTCGCCGAGGGGGACGTGGTGGTGGTCTCCGGCCTGCCCGGCAGCGGCAAGACGACCCTGCTGCGCCGGGCCGTCACCGGCGTCGGCATCGACTCGCAGGACACCCGCCGCGCCTGGGAGGCCCGGATGGGCGGGGTGCCGTACGCGCTGTACCGGCCGGTAGTAAGGGTCGCCCACTTCCTGCGGATGCACCGGGCGCTGCGGTCGGGCGGCGGCCTGGCGGTCCACGACTGCGGCACCCACGCCTGGGTGCGCTGGTCGCTGGCGCGGGCCGCGGCGCGGGGCGGCCGCGCGCTGCACCTGGTGCTGCTCGACGTCTCCCCGGAGACGGCCCTGGCGGGCCAGGTCGCCCGTGGCCGCAAGGTCTCCTCGTACGCCTTCGCCCGCCACTCCAGGGCGGTGCCCCGCCTGATAGCCGCGGTGGCGCGGGGCCGCCTGCCGAGAGGGGTGGCGTCGGCGGTGCTGCTGGACAGGGAGGCGGCACAGACGGTGAACCGGATCGCCTTCGAGGAGGGCCCCGGCCGGGGCTAGAGTTTGAGCACGGGGACGACGCAACCTCCTGCTTTTCAGGGGCGCGGGGCTGTGACATGTGCGGCTCCGCCGCGTGGGCGCGACCACCAGCCAGAATCGGCTCGCAGATGAAGGACGGCAGATGGACCTGCTCCACCCACACGGCGGCGGAGGCTGGCCGGGCAACGAGCTGGAGGAGGCGCTGGCGGCCTCGCTCGGCGTCCCGGGCGCGGGCCCCCGGCTGATAGAGGTCCTGGGACGCAACCCGGTCTGGATCCCCCTCCCCAACGGCGGCAGCCGGGACAGCGCCGACCTGGACCTCCCCACCATGGAGATCGCGGGCCTGCCCTACGTCCCCGTCTACAGCTCCGAGCAGCAGTTCCTCCAGTGCGTCGGCCCGCACATGTCGTTCGCCGTGGCCCCCGCCGTGGAGTTCGCCCGCGGTCTGCCCCCGCAGCTCGGCATCGCGCTGAACCCGGAGGGCGCCGTCGGCGTACCGCTGCCGCCGCCCGCCGTCGCCGAGCTGTGCCGCACCGGGCGCACCGCGCTCGACGGGCCCGCCTCCGGCGCCCGGGTGCGGCTCTTCGAGCCCGACTGGCAGGAGGACCCGGTCGACTTCCTGTCCGCCGCGGCCGAGGAGTTCGACGCCACCGGCGTGGTGCGCACCGCCCGCCGCGCGCTGGCCTCCATCGAGGGCGACTCCCCGACGCTCTTCATCGGCGTGGAGTTCTCCACCTGGGACGGGGCCGGGCGCAACGCCCCCATGGAGGCGCTGGGCCGGGCGCTGGGCCGGGTCCCGGTCGGCTGGCCGGTGAACCTGGTGCTGCTCGACGTGGCCCAGGACCCGGTGGGCGACTGGATGCGCGAGCGAGTGCGCCCCTTCTACACGCGGGCCACCCCCTAGCCGCTCCCGCATAAGCTGGTTTCATAATCCGTAGACCCCCACGGCCGCACGCCTGTGCACCGGCGGCGCGGGGGAACGAAGAGGGGCGGGACCCAGGGTGAGTGCGTCAGGCACCGCGGCGGCCGGGCAGGTCGAGCACATGCTGCGCCAGGTGGCCCCCGGACGCTACGACGCGTACGAGGCGCTGCTGCACGCCCTCGCCGACCCCTCCTCCGGCCGGCTGTGGATGCTGCTCTGGCACGGCCGGCCCGGCGCCCCCGACGCGCAGTACGGGAACATGGAGGTCGACGGGGTGGCGTACGCGCCCTGTGTGACCTCCGCCCAGGAGCTCTCCGCCAGCGGCTGGAACCGGGCCCACGAGGTGGTCACCGGCCGTGACATCGCCCGCACCCTCTACCCCGACCGGTACGGGATCTGGCTCAACCCGCACGCCCCCGGCGGCGGGGTCGGCATCCCCTGGCCGGATCTGCGCCGGATCGCCACCGGCCTGGACCGGATGCCCGCGGGCCCGCTGCGGATCACCGAACCGGCCGTGGAGATCCCGCAGTTCTACGCCCTGCTGGCGCAGCACGCGCACCGCACCCCGGCCGTCCGGGCGCTGCGCCGCGCCTGGGTGCAGCCCGCGCTCGGCACGCCATATCTGGCCATCGGGCTCGACCTCTACGACACCGGGCCGCAGTCCGTGGACGCGGTGCGCGCGATGATGCAGCAGGCCGTCGCCGCCGTGCCCGACGGTCTGCCGGTGTCCACGGTGGCGCTGTCCGACGAGTACGACCCGGTCGGGATGTGGCTGCGCGCCAAGGGGCGCCCCTTCTACGACCGCGAGGCGCATTCCGCCCCCGCGGCCCCGGCGGGCGGGTACGGCTACCCCCCGGCTGCCCCGCGCGCCTACTGACGTCACACGTAACACCTGCACAACACACCTCAAACCCTTCCCCATCAGTCACCGGTGTCCCGGTTGCCCTGACTGCTCCACCCAATTCGGCCATTCATCAAGGCAGTTGGGTGACATGACCGATCTGGTCGGTTAGTGCACGACTGGTCCGCTCAGACGATCACGACGTCCGGATAACGGAAGCCGTCTGACCGCATCACGTTTAGGCAACCATTCACCGTCAGGTCTGGCGGGTGATCGCGAACGCGTTGAAGACTCCCGGCTAACAAGGGCCGGTTGGCCCGTCGCAGATCACCGCACCACCTGATGGAACAAGCCGCCACAGCGGCTGGTACGGGCCGGCCATCCGCCGGCCGGGAGGGGTCAGAGGCACTGTGACCGCACCGCTCGAGACCACCGGATCGGCTGCCGAGGTGCCGCCGGAGGCAGTACTCACGGGGGCCAAGCAGAGCCAGATCGAGGGCCGTTCACTCGGACAGATCGCCTGGACGCGCTTCAAGCGCGACAAACTCGCGGTCGCCGGTGGCGTCGTCGTCGTCCTGCTCGTCCTGCTCGCCGTTCTCTCCAAGCCGATCCAGTGGGCGTTCGGGATGGATCCGAACGAGTTCCACCAGGACCTGATCGACCCGGCCCTGCTGGCGCCCAAGGGAGCCTGGGGCGGGATGAGTTGGGAACACCCGCTGGGTGTCGACCCGCAGTACGGGCGCGACATCCTGTCCCGGATCATCGAGGGCTCCTGGGTGTCGCTGCTCGTCGCGGGCGGCGCCACGCTGCTCTCGGTCGTCATCGGCGTGATCATGGGCGTCACGGCAGGGTTCTACGGCGGCTGGGCGGACACCCTGATCAGCCGCGCGATGGACGTCTTCCTGGCGTTCCCGCTCCTGCTCTTCGCCATCTCGATCTCCGCGTCCCTCCAGGACGGGGCGTTCGGAATGACCGGGCTGCCACTGAGGATCAGCGTGCTGATCTTCGTGATCGGCTTCTTCAGCTGGCCGTACATGGGCCGTATCGTCCGGGCCCAGACGCTCAGCCTGCGCGAACGCGAGTTCGTCGAGGCGGCCAAGAGCCTCGGCGCCCGCGGTCCGTTCATCCTGATCCGGGAGCTGCTGCCGAACCTGGTCGCACCGATCCTGGTCTACTCCACGCTCCTGATCCCCACGAACATCCTGTTCGAGGCCGGACTCAGCTTCCTCGGCGTCGGCATCTCGCCGCCGCAGGCATCGTGGGGCGGAATGCTCTCCACCGCGACCGACCTCTACGAGGCGGACCCGCAGTACATGATCGTGCCGGGCCTGGCGATCTTCATCACGGTCCTGGCGTTCAACCTGCTGGGCGACGGGCTGCGAGACGCCCTCGACCCGCGAGGCAAGTAAGCACGCGGCACCTGCCACACACGACACATCTGCCGCAACCATCCATAGAGGGGGCATTCCTCAGGTGAAGACGAGAAAAGCGACCGTCCTGATCGCTACCGCCGTGGCGCTGACGCTGGGGGCCACCGCGTGCAACGACTCCAAGGACGACAAGTCCGGCGGTAGCGGCACCAAGTCCGCCGCCGACGCCGGTCTGACCCAGATCGTCAACAAGTCCGACAAGAAGGGTGGCACCGCCACCTACGCGATGTCGGACGTCCCGGACTCCCTGGACCCGGGCAACACGTACTACGGCTGGGTGCAGAACTTCTCCCGCCTGTACGGCCGCACGCTCACCACGTTCAAGCCGGCCGCCGGCAAGGACGGCCTGACCGTGGTCCCGGACCTCGCGGAGTCGCTCGGCAAGCCCAGCGCCGACGCGAAGACCTGGACGTACACCCTGCGCAAGGGCCTGAAGTTCGAGGACGGCACGCCGATCACCTCGAAGGACGTCAAGTACGCCGTCGAGCGGTCGAACTTCGCCCCCGAGGCGCTGTCCAACGGCCCGACGTACTTCAAGTCCCACCTGATCGACGGTGACAAGTACGAGGGTCCGTACAAGAACAAGGACCCCAAGGGCATCGCGTCCATCGAGACGCCGGACGACAACACCATCGTCTTCAAGCTGAAGGACGCCTTCGCGGACTTCGACTACCTGGCGACGTTCTCCCAGACGGCTCCCGTGCCGAGGGACAAGGACAAGGGCGCGACCTACGTCCAGCACATCGTCTCCTCCGGCCCGTACAAGTTCGAGTCGTACGAGGAGGGCAAGGGCGCGACCCTCGTCCGCAACCCGCAGTGGGACCAGAAGACCGACCCGATCCGCCCGGCCCTGCCGGACAAGATCAGCATCCGGTTCAAGGTCAACGCGGTCACGGTCGACAACGACCTGCTCGCCGACAACCTGACCGTCGACGCGGCCGGCACCGGTGTCTCCCCGCAGACCCAGCCGAAGGTCATCACCAACCCGAAGTACAAGGCGCAGACGGACGGTTCGTACGCCGGTGCCACCTCGTACATCGGTCTGAACGTGCACGTGGCCCCGTTCGACAACGTGCACTGCCGCAAGGCCGTCCAGTGGGGCATCGACAAGGCGTCGATCCAGGCCGCCGCGGGTGGCGCGCCCAAGGGTGACGTCGCCTCGACGCTGCTGCCGCCGTCGGTCAACGGCTACGCCAAGTTCAACCTGTACGAGACCCCGGGCGACAAGGGCGACGAGGCCAAGGCCAAGGACGAGCTCAAGCAGTGCGGTCAGCCGAACGGCTTCTCGACCAACCTGACGGCCCGCTCCGACCGCCCGTCCGAGATGGCCATGGCCACCGCGGTCCAGGCGTCGCTGAAGAAGCTCAACATCAACGCCGAGATCAAGTCCTTCCCCGCGGGCAAGTACTTCCAGAACTTCGCCGGCAACCCGCAGTACGTGCACGACCACAAGCTCGGCATGATCATGACCGCGTGGGGTGCCGACTGGCCGACCGGCTTCGGCTTCCTGGACCAGATCATCAACGGCTCGGCCATCAAGCCGTCCGGTGGCAACAACGTCCAGGAGCTGAACGACCCGGCGATCAACAAGGCGCTGAACGACGCCATCGCCAACACGGACAAGGCCGCCCGTGAGAAGGCCTGGGGCGACATCGACAAGATGGTCGCCGAGAACGCCTCCGCCGTGCCGCTGATCTACCGCAAGA encodes the following:
- a CDS encoding ABC transporter permease, translating into MTAPLETTGSAAEVPPEAVLTGAKQSQIEGRSLGQIAWTRFKRDKLAVAGGVVVVLLVLLAVLSKPIQWAFGMDPNEFHQDLIDPALLAPKGAWGGMSWEHPLGVDPQYGRDILSRIIEGSWVSLLVAGGATLLSVVIGVIMGVTAGFYGGWADTLISRAMDVFLAFPLLLFAISISASLQDGAFGMTGLPLRISVLIFVIGFFSWPYMGRIVRAQTLSLREREFVEAAKSLGARGPFILIRELLPNLVAPILVYSTLLIPTNILFEAGLSFLGVGISPPQASWGGMLSTATDLYEADPQYMIVPGLAIFITVLAFNLLGDGLRDALDPRGK
- a CDS encoding enhanced serine sensitivity protein SseB: MDLLHPHGGGGWPGNELEEALAASLGVPGAGPRLIEVLGRNPVWIPLPNGGSRDSADLDLPTMEIAGLPYVPVYSSEQQFLQCVGPHMSFAVAPAVEFARGLPPQLGIALNPEGAVGVPLPPPAVAELCRTGRTALDGPASGARVRLFEPDWQEDPVDFLSAAAEEFDATGVVRTARRALASIEGDSPTLFIGVEFSTWDGAGRNAPMEALGRALGRVPVGWPVNLVLLDVAQDPVGDWMRERVRPFYTRATP
- a CDS encoding L-serine ammonia-lyase, with the protein product MAISVFDLFSIGIGPSSSHTVGPMRAARMFARRLKNEGLLAHTASIRAELYGSLGATGHGHGTPKAVLLGLEGNSPRTVDVESADEQVERIKSDGRISLLGAHEIPFDFDEDLILHRRKALPYHANGMTIFAYDSEGAPVLEKTYYSVGGGFVVDEDAVAGENPIVPDDTVLKYPFRTGDELLRLAKESGLSISAMMLENEKAWRTEDEIRAGLLEIWRVMQACVSRGMSREGILPGGLKVRRRAATTARQLRAEGNPDAHAMEWATLYAMAVNEENAAGGRVVTAPTNGAAGIIPAVLHYYMNFVPGADDEGVVRFLLAAGAIGMLFKENASISGAEVGCQGEVGSACSMAAGALAEVLGGTPEQVENAAEIGMEHNLGLTCDPVGGLVQIPCIERNGMAAVKAVTAAKMAMRGDGSHKVSLDKVIKTMKETGADMSVKYKETARGGLAVNIIEC
- the glyA gene encoding serine hydroxymethyltransferase codes for the protein MSLLNQSLHELDPDVAAAVDAELVRQQSTLEMIASENFAPVAVMEAQGTVLTNKYAEGYPGRRYYGGCEHVDVTEQIAIDRVKDLFGAEYANVQPHSGASANQAALFAIAQPGDTILGLDLAHGGHLTHGMRLNFSGKQFNVVPYHVDDAGLVDMAEVERLAKEHRPKVIIAGWSAYPRQLDFAEFRRIADEVEALLWVDMAHFAGLVAAGLHPNPVPFADVVTSTTHKTLGGPRGGIILARNKDFAKKLNSAVFPGFQGGPLEHVIAAKAVSFKVAASEEFKERQQRTLDGARILAERLVQDDVTAHGVSVLSGGTDVHLVLVDLRNSELDGQQAEDRLHEVGITVNRNAIPNDPRPPMVTSGLRIGTPALATRGFDADDFREVADIIAETLKPDFDKAALSARVSALAAKHPLYPGLK
- the gcvT gene encoding glycine cleavage system aminomethyltransferase GcvT — protein: MSNPRLTALDATHRSLGATMTDFAGWDMPLRYGSERDEHTAVRTRAGLFDLSHMGEITVTGPQAVQALDYALVGNMSTIGVGRARYTMICQEDGGIVDDLIVYRLGEDEYMVVANAGNAQVVLDAITERAAAFDAEVRDDRDNYALLAVQGPESPGILKSLTDADLDGLKYYAGLPGTVAGVPALIARTGYTGEDGFELFVAPADAEKLWQALTEAGKDAGLVPCGLSCRDTLRLEAGMPLYGHELTTSLTPFDAGLGRVVKFEKDGDFVGRAALEAAAERAAAKAPRKLVGLVAEGRRVPRAGFSVVAGGEVVGEVTSGAPSPTLGKPIAMAYVDAAHAEPGTSGVGVDIRGTHEPYEVVALPFYKRQK
- a CDS encoding AAA family ATPase — translated: MTVHTTAATHADAPVPVVRDLRGRGGRSPHTLRFAEGDVVVVSGLPGSGKTTLLRRAVTGVGIDSQDTRRAWEARMGGVPYALYRPVVRVAHFLRMHRALRSGGGLAVHDCGTHAWVRWSLARAAARGGRALHLVLLDVSPETALAGQVARGRKVSSYAFARHSRAVPRLIAAVARGRLPRGVASAVLLDREAAQTVNRIAFEEGPGRG
- a CDS encoding enhanced serine sensitivity protein SseB C-terminal domain-containing protein translates to MSASGTAAAGQVEHMLRQVAPGRYDAYEALLHALADPSSGRLWMLLWHGRPGAPDAQYGNMEVDGVAYAPCVTSAQELSASGWNRAHEVVTGRDIARTLYPDRYGIWLNPHAPGGGVGIPWPDLRRIATGLDRMPAGPLRITEPAVEIPQFYALLAQHAHRTPAVRALRRAWVQPALGTPYLAIGLDLYDTGPQSVDAVRAMMQQAVAAVPDGLPVSTVALSDEYDPVGMWLRAKGRPFYDREAHSAPAAPAGGYGYPPAAPRAY
- a CDS encoding HIT family protein; translated protein: MPRGIECVGSDLCQELAGSRDTTFSMVYRGEPPSRLIHSTENFRLLADLSPMTLGHLLLLPVDHYFSFAQLANVFDEELPELLGKVEPAYRETFGMFTVLEHGSSPGMQSSACISHAHWHILPVDGRRVDELILADGLAPTALAGLEHLAAFDDVPYFMCLHEDGMNVYRPRPAMPRQYLRSKVAEIVGIADPLWDYALVVRKEIFRETVALTSAWRVGPDRNPL
- a CDS encoding (d)CMP kinase — its product is MPAVSISIDGPTASGKTTLATSLAEELGLAFLDTGVTYRSLAYALDHVPVERLRTDLGSLLVHRPEVHHRQGKRGICQHHAILFRGEDITEQIWHASLDGNLKAIAQDEACRREILRLHQSIVEKYDDIVAVGRDVAVTLLPHASLHVYLTASETIRRERRRAQYRHLKDRSTSVGPATERDLRNRDAIRAMPNAMEVDSTYSPASAVFASALHGLRRHTS
- a CDS encoding ABC transporter substrate-binding protein, encoding MKTRKATVLIATAVALTLGATACNDSKDDKSGGSGTKSAADAGLTQIVNKSDKKGGTATYAMSDVPDSLDPGNTYYGWVQNFSRLYGRTLTTFKPAAGKDGLTVVPDLAESLGKPSADAKTWTYTLRKGLKFEDGTPITSKDVKYAVERSNFAPEALSNGPTYFKSHLIDGDKYEGPYKNKDPKGIASIETPDDNTIVFKLKDAFADFDYLATFSQTAPVPRDKDKGATYVQHIVSSGPYKFESYEEGKGATLVRNPQWDQKTDPIRPALPDKISIRFKVNAVTVDNDLLADNLTVDAAGTGVSPQTQPKVITNPKYKAQTDGSYAGATSYIGLNVHVAPFDNVHCRKAVQWGIDKASIQAAAGGAPKGDVASTLLPPSVNGYAKFNLYETPGDKGDEAKAKDELKQCGQPNGFSTNLTARSDRPSEMAMATAVQASLKKLNINAEIKSFPAGKYFQNFAGNPQYVHDHKLGMIMTAWGADWPTGFGFLDQIINGSAIKPSGGNNVQELNDPAINKALNDAIANTDKAAREKAWGDIDKMVAENASAVPLIYRKNLLFRPNSATNVTVTQAYLGMYDYLLMGSSK
- the gcvH gene encoding glycine cleavage system protein GcvH codes for the protein MSNPQQLRYSKEHEWLSATEDGVATVGITEFAANALGDVVFAQLPAVGDTVTAGETCGELESTKSVSDLYSPVSGEVVAANQDVVDDPSLVNSAPFEGGWLFKVRVAEEPGDLLSADEYTAFAAG